Proteins from a single region of Pelodiscus sinensis isolate JC-2024 chromosome 29, ASM4963464v1, whole genome shotgun sequence:
- the ABI3 gene encoding ABI gene family member 3 isoform X2: MAGKDQATDKRRALEETMAYSTQSLASVAYQVSNLAGKVLQLLDLQASELRQVEASVCCLAQVVDMHKEKVSRREIGTLTVCKRPPPYQKIIYPTYQEPLEAYFRKPLNFSILDDVGHGIKDHSTQLGRTGTLTRKGTKSSSGAGAGTLGRNPRILEPIQVPVVPEGRLAAASSTAPSVSASASASLPATQPVPPPPPISAPPPLDTDTMPPPPPPPPVDMPAPPPSGLDTLLPDVPPPFPVPDFCTGADFLEPPPPPPPNGTEFEDFAPPPPPPPPGAEEPAWAPDSYLEKVVTLYPYVAQKANELAFPEGAVIYVTRKYSDGWCEGVTTEAEGFFPGNYVEPFCS, translated from the exons GCCACCGACAAGCGGCGAGCCCTGGAGGAGACCATGGCGTACAGCACCCAGTCCTTGGCGAGCGTGGCCTACCAGGTCAGCAACCTGGCCGGCAAGGTGCTCCAGCTGCTGGACCTGCAGGCGAGCGAACTCCGCCAGGTGGAGGCCAGTGTCTGCTGCCTCGCGCAG gtggtggaCATGCACAAGGAGAAAGTGTCGCGGCGGGAGATCGGAACGTTGACTGTCTGTAAGAGGCCCCCCCCCTACCAGAAAATCATCTATCCAACCTACCAGGAGCCGCTGGAAGCCTACTTCCGGAAACCCCTCAACTTCAGCATCCTGGACGACGTGGGCCACGGGATAAAG GACCACAGCACCCAACTGGGCCGAACAGGAACCTTGACCCGGAAAGGAACCAAGTCGTCATCTGGAGCAGGTGCAGGCACCCTGGG GAGAAACCCTCGTATCCTGGAGCCCATTCAAGTGCCCGTGGTTCCGGAAGGGAGACTCGCCGCTGCGTCCTCAACAGCCCCCAG TGTCAGTGCCAGCGCCAGCGCCAGCCTACCTGCCACCCAACCGGTGCCGCCTCCGCCGCCGATATCAGCGCCTCCGCCATTGGACACGGACACCATGCCTCCGCCTCCGCCTCCGCCTCCCGTGGACATGCCTGCACCACCCCCGAGTGGCCTGGACACGCTGCTCCCAGATGTGCCTCCACCATTCCCCGTGCCAG ATTTTTGCACTGGTGCCGACTTCTTGGAGCCCCCCCCTCCGCCACCTCCAAATGGGACAGAGTTTGAagattttgcccccccccctccgcctcctcctccgGGTGCAGAGGAGCCTGCGTGGGCACCAGACAGCTACTTGGAGAAAG tggTGACGCTCTACCCCTACGTGGCGCAGAAGGCCAACGAGCTGGCCTTCCCCGAAGGGGCCGTCATCTACGTCACCCGCAAGTACTCGGACGGCTGGTGCGAGGGGGTGACCACGGAGGCAGAGGGCTTCTTCCCAGGCAACTACGTGGAACCTTTCTGCAGCTGA
- the ABI3 gene encoding ABI gene family member 3 isoform X1, which yields MAERQQHEIPAARQVLRDNYSNLHRLADYCESNYLQATDKRRALEETMAYSTQSLASVAYQVSNLAGKVLQLLDLQASELRQVEASVCCLAQVVDMHKEKVSRREIGTLTVCKRPPPYQKIIYPTYQEPLEAYFRKPLNFSILDDVGHGIKDHSTQLGRTGTLTRKGTKSSSGAGAGTLGRNPRILEPIQVPVVPEGRLAAASSTAPSVSASASASLPATQPVPPPPPISAPPPLDTDTMPPPPPPPPVDMPAPPPSGLDTLLPDVPPPFPVPDFCTGADFLEPPPPPPPNGTEFEDFAPPPPPPPPGAEEPAWAPDSYLEKVVTLYPYVAQKANELAFPEGAVIYVTRKYSDGWCEGVTTEAEGFFPGNYVEPFCS from the exons GCCACCGACAAGCGGCGAGCCCTGGAGGAGACCATGGCGTACAGCACCCAGTCCTTGGCGAGCGTGGCCTACCAGGTCAGCAACCTGGCCGGCAAGGTGCTCCAGCTGCTGGACCTGCAGGCGAGCGAACTCCGCCAGGTGGAGGCCAGTGTCTGCTGCCTCGCGCAG gtggtggaCATGCACAAGGAGAAAGTGTCGCGGCGGGAGATCGGAACGTTGACTGTCTGTAAGAGGCCCCCCCCCTACCAGAAAATCATCTATCCAACCTACCAGGAGCCGCTGGAAGCCTACTTCCGGAAACCCCTCAACTTCAGCATCCTGGACGACGTGGGCCACGGGATAAAG GACCACAGCACCCAACTGGGCCGAACAGGAACCTTGACCCGGAAAGGAACCAAGTCGTCATCTGGAGCAGGTGCAGGCACCCTGGG GAGAAACCCTCGTATCCTGGAGCCCATTCAAGTGCCCGTGGTTCCGGAAGGGAGACTCGCCGCTGCGTCCTCAACAGCCCCCAG TGTCAGTGCCAGCGCCAGCGCCAGCCTACCTGCCACCCAACCGGTGCCGCCTCCGCCGCCGATATCAGCGCCTCCGCCATTGGACACGGACACCATGCCTCCGCCTCCGCCTCCGCCTCCCGTGGACATGCCTGCACCACCCCCGAGTGGCCTGGACACGCTGCTCCCAGATGTGCCTCCACCATTCCCCGTGCCAG ATTTTTGCACTGGTGCCGACTTCTTGGAGCCCCCCCCTCCGCCACCTCCAAATGGGACAGAGTTTGAagattttgcccccccccctccgcctcctcctccgGGTGCAGAGGAGCCTGCGTGGGCACCAGACAGCTACTTGGAGAAAG tggTGACGCTCTACCCCTACGTGGCGCAGAAGGCCAACGAGCTGGCCTTCCCCGAAGGGGCCGTCATCTACGTCACCCGCAAGTACTCGGACGGCTGGTGCGAGGGGGTGACCACGGAGGCAGAGGGCTTCTTCCCAGGCAACTACGTGGAACCTTTCTGCAGCTGA
- the PHOSPHO1 gene encoding phosphoethanolamine/phosphocholine phosphatase, whose amino-acid sequence MNGCFEGVGLRCLFKGVSTAAPKPPRYLLVFDFDETIINENSDDSVIKAAPGQALPEHIRQTFRDGFYNEYMQRVFEYLGDQGVKMLNYKTVYENIPLSPGMPELFQFLSKNQDQFEIILLSDANMFGIECSLRAAGVYSLFRKIFSNPSGFDKRGYLTLGPYHTHKCPQCPANMCKRKILTEYLTERAQEGAEFERVFYVGDAANDFCPSVALTSTDIAFPRKGYPMHQMTQEMEKKQPRAFQATVVPWDSAVEVGCYLQELLKKKC is encoded by the exons ATGAACGGGTGCTTCGAAGGTGTTGGGCTGCGATGCCTTTTTAAG GGCGTCAGCACGGCTGCTCCCAAGCCCCCCAGATACCTCCTTGTCTTTGACTTTGATGAGACAATCATCAATGAAAACAGCGACGACTCAGTCATCAAGGCGGCTCCGGGACAGGCGCTTCCAGAGCATATCCGGCAGACCTTCCGGGACGGCTTCTACAACGAGTACATGCAGCGTGTCTTCGAGTACCTGGGAGACCAGGGGGTGAAGATGCTGAACTACAAAACAGTCTATGAGAACATCCCGCTGTCTCCTGGGATGCCAGAGCTCTTTCAGTTCCTCTCCAAGAACCAGGACCAGTTTGAGATCATCCTCCTCTCTGATGCCAACATGTTTGGCATCGAGTGCTCTTTGAGAGCTGCGGGCGTCTactccctcttccgcaaaatcttTAGCAACCCCTCCGGGTTTGACAAGAGAGGCTACCTCACCTTGGGGCCCTATCACACTCACAAGTGCCCCCAGTGTCCGGCCAACATGTGCAAGCGCAAAATCCTGACCGAGTACCTCACggagcgggcccaggagggggcgGAGTTCGAGCGCGTGTTCTACGTCGGGGATGCGGCCAATGATTTCTGCCCTTCCGTGGCTTTGACTTCGACTGATATCGCTTTCCCACGGAAGGGCTACCCCATGCACCAGATGACCCAGGAGATGGAGAAAAAGCAACCCAGAGCCTTCCAGGCCACAGTGGTACCCTGGGATTCGGCGGTAGAAGTTGGCTGCTATCTGCAGGAGCTCCTCAAGAAGAAATGCTGA